Proteins encoded by one window of Rhodamnia argentea isolate NSW1041297 chromosome 6, ASM2092103v1, whole genome shotgun sequence:
- the LOC115745954 gene encoding nardilysin-like, protein MGLGLPPPAFSSDDVVVKSPNDRRLYRLIHLHNGLCALLVHDPEIYPDGTAPAQSDDDNEDFDEDDDEEEEEGSQGGEDDDDDEEEEGEEDEADEQEEEEKGPQHGQTKKAAAAMCVGIGSFSDPFEAQGLAHFLEHMLFMGSADYPDENEYDSYLSKHGGSSNAYTEAEHTCYHFEVKREFLKGALKRFSQFFISPLVKMDAMEREVLAVDSEFNQVRQNDACRLQQLQCHTSTPGHPLNRFFWGNKKSLVDAIEKGINLRECILKLFNDYYHGALMKLVVIGGEPLDVLESWVVELFGKIKKGPPVQFEYGKERAIWEAGKIYWLEAVKDVHVLDLTWTLPCLRQHYLKKSEDYLAHLLGHEGRGSLHSFFKARGWATSLSAGIGDEGIHRSSIAYVFGMSIRLTDLGLEKILEMIGYVYQYLKLLRQGSPSEWIFKELQDIGNMEFRFAEEQPQDDYAAELSENLLVYPAEHVIYGDYAYKEWDEEMIGYLLGFFTPDNMRIDVLSKSINKSKDFQLEPWFESCYIVEDVSPALLGLWGDPPEIDSSLHPPSRNEFIPRDFSIHVDEAHNLVSYVSSPRCILDKPLLKLWYKLDETFKLPRANAYFRVNLKGAYDDARSCLMTELFILLLKDELNEIIYQASIAKLETSLSFFSDKLELKLYGFDEKLPILLSKILAIAKSFLPTDDRFKVIKEELERTLRNTNIKPLNHSSYLRLQLLCKTFYDVDEKLCCLGDLTVDDLKAFIPVLRSQLYIEGLCHGNLLEEEAIVLSEAFRVNLPVHALPVELRHREHIVSLPSGANLVRDVRVKNKSETNSVVELYFQVEPEVGEESIKLKALMDLFDEIVEEPLFNQLRTQEQLGYVVEGSPRVTYRIYGFCFCVQSSKYDPVYLLRRIDKFIDSLEELLGGLDDCTFDNYKNGLISKLLEKDPSLMYQTNRFWGQIIDKRYMFDFSEREAEALRNTKKDEVIDWYKTYLRQPSPSCRRLAVRVWGCNTDLKDAHAQREDMQIIDDLAAFKLSSKYYPSLC, encoded by the exons ATGGGGTTGGGGCTCCCTCCTCCTGCATTCTCGTCGGACGACGTCGTCGTGAAGTCGCCCAATGATCGACGGCTCTATAGACTCATCCATCTCCACAATGGACTCTGCGCTTTGCTCGTTCACGATCCTGAGATTTACCCTGACGGTACTGCCCCCGCTCAGAGCGACGACGACAAtgaggatttcgatgaagatgacgatgaggaagaagaagaaggtagtCAGGGaggagaagacgacgacgacgacgaagaagaagaaggagaagaggatgAAGCAGacgagcaggaggaggaggaaaagggCCCCCAACACGGCCAAACTAAGAAG GCAGCGGCAGCAATGTGCGTGGGAATTGGAAGCTTCTCCGATCCTTTTGAGGCACAGGGTCTCGCTCATTTTCTAG AACACATGCTCTTCATGGGGAGTGCAGATTATCCAGATGAAAATGAG TACGATAGTTATTTGTCCAAGCACGGAGGTTCCTCAAATGCATACACGGAAGCAGAGCATACCTGCTACCATTTTGAAGTCAAAAGGGAGTTTCTCAAGGGCGCATTGAAAAG ATTCTCTCAGTTCTTTATTTCACCACTAGTGAAAATGGATGCTATGGAGCGGGAGGTGCTTGCTGTAGATTCAG AGTTTAACCAGGTTAGGCAAAATGATGCTTGTCGTCTTCAGCAACTCCAGTGTCATACTTCTACACCGGGTCACCCATTGAACAGATTCTTTTGGG gaaataagaaaagttTGGTTGATGCAATTGAAAAGGGGATCAATTTGCGGGAGTGTATTCTGAAGTTGTTCAACGATTATTACCATGGGGCTCTGATGAAGCTAGTTGTTATTGGAGGAG AGCCTCTGGATGTACTCGAGAGTTGGGTCGTGGAATTATTTGGTAAAATCAAGAAAGGTCCTCCAGTTCAGTTTGAGTATGGAAAGGAAAGAGCTATCTGGGAGGCTGGTAAAATTTATTGGTTGGAAGCTGTCAAAGATGTTCATGTGCTCGACTTAACATGGACGTTGCCATGTCTGCGTCAACACTATTTGAAGAAATCGGAAGATTATCTAGCACATCTTCTCGGCCATg AGGGAAGAGGCAgtcttcattcatttttcaaagcTAGGGGTTGGGCTACGTCTCTATCTGCTGGCATAGGAGATGAAGGAATACATCGTTCTTCAATAGCATATGTGTTTGGGATGTCTATTCGCCTAACAGACTTGGGCTTGGAAAAG ATCCTTGAGATGATCGGCTATGTTTATCAGTATCTCAAATTATTGCGTCAAGGTTCTCCCTCAGAATGGATATTTAAGGAATTACAGGATATTGGTAACATGGAATTTAGATTTGCCGAGGAGCAACCTCAGGATGATTATGCTGCTGAACTTTCTG AAAATTTGCTTGTTTATCCAGCTGAGCATGTTATTTATGGAGACTATGCTTACAAGGAATGGGATGAGGAGATGATTGGGTACCTTTTGGGTTTTTTCACACCTGACAATATGAGGATTGATGTTTTGTCAAAATCCATCAACAAGTCAAAAG ATTTCCAGCTTGAGCCTTGGTTTGAGTCCTGCTATATTGTGGAAGATGTTTCTCCGGCTCTACTGGGCCTTTGGGGGGATCCTCCAGAAATAGACTCCTCATTGCATCCACCTTCGAGGAATGAATTCATTCCACGTGACTTTTCCATCCATGTGGATGAAGCGCATAATCTCGTTTCTTATGTGTCGTCTCCAAGATGTATACTGGATAAGCCATTGTTGAAGTTATGGTACAAGCTAGATGAGACTTTTAAACTTCCTCGTGCAAATGCATACTTTCGTGTAAACTTGAAGGGGGCATATGATGATGCAAGGAGCTGCCTTATGACTGAATTGTTTATTCTCCTTCTTAAGGATGAGCTCAATGAGATTATCTATCAG GCAAGTATTGCCAAGTTGGAAACGTCACTGTCATTCTTTAGTGACAAGTTGGAGCTAAAGCTCTATGGGTTCGATGAGAAGCTTCCGATTCTTTTGTCCAAGATTTTGGCCATTGCCAAATCCTTTTTGCCGACTGATGATCGTTTCAAG GTTATAAAGGAAGAGTTGGAGAGAACTCTGAGGAACACCAACATAAAACCCTTAAATCATTCGTCATACTTGAGATTGCAATTATTGTGCAAGACTTTCTATGATGTCGATGAGAAGCTGTGTTGTTTGGGTGATTTGACTGTTGATGATCTGAAGGCATTCATCCCTGTACTTCGTTCCCAG CTTTATATTGAAGGCCTTTGTCATGGAAATTTGCTTGAAGAAGAAGCTATTGTTTTATCGGAGGCATTTAGAGTCAACTTACCTGTCCATGCACTTCCAGTTGAGTTGAGGCATAGAGAACATATTGTATCTCTTCCTTCTGGTGCAAACCTTGTAAGAGATGTCAGGGTGAAGAATAAATCGGAGACAAACTCTGTTGTTGAG CTTTACTTCCAAGTTGAACCAGAAGTGGGAGAAGAATCGATCAAATTAAAGGCTCTGATGGATCTGTTTGATGAGATAGTGGAAGAACCTCTGTTCAATCAGCTAAG GACTCAAGAGCAGCTTGGCTATGTTGTTGAAGGTAGTCCCCGGGTGACATACCGCATTTATGGGTTCTGTTTCTGTGTTCAATCTTCCAAATATGACCCTGTCTACTTGCTCAGGAGGATCGACAAGTTCATAGACAGTCTGGAAGAATTACTG GGTGGCCTTGATGATTGTACTTTTGACAATTACAAAAATGGGTTAATATCGAAGCTGCTGGAGAAAGATCCATCCTTGATGTATCAAACAAACCGATTCTGGGGTCAGATAATTGATAAAAG GTACATGTTTGACTTCTCAGAGAGAGAGGCAGAAGCTCTCAGAAACACTAAGAAGGATGAAGTCATTGACTGGTATAAAACGTACTTGCGCCAACCATCTCCCAGTTGCAGGAGACTAGCTGTGCGGGTATGGGGTTGCAACACTGACTTGAAAGATGCTCATGCACAAAGAGAAGATATGCAAATCATTGATGACCTTGCTGCATTCAAGTTGTCATCAAAATACTACCCGAGTCTTTGTTGA
- the LOC115745968 gene encoding uncharacterized protein LOC115745968, with protein sequence MGEKATMAKARQELEELYLGIPDESVNLTFQDLADVKKHVHRHPLHVLSSSSSSSSATAAASDAIYEKRPTKSDDAAAAAASASPVIRKLPSLDFSRGLQASNLHHPLNHSDQLSRDTWDSPIGHRSYVSDDDNAETRHGHSRASSGRNTHLDMRRPGMVENISMGRDDLMSMSMSMSVSMATHGQRRRPGIPHSNICTICSTYIYMFRHRCLVCGRVYCRQCVSIGMGEMTEGRKCIECLGRRFSQRYIQRAGQIGCCSRYPSIVKQAELKWAEKGPRRTADRAYGRGGRGGMVSGSRSPVTPRTPSRAHPSSISISPSNPHSFVYSPYSPHRHHMPF encoded by the exons ATGGGAGAGAAGGCAACCATGGCAAAGGCTAGACAGGAGCTCGAAGAATTGTACCTGGGCATCCCCGATGAGTCGGTTAACTTGACATTCCAGGACCTTGCTGATGTGAAGAAGCATGTCCATCGTCATCCTCTTCAtgttctctcctcctcctcctcctcctcctccgccaccgcTGCCGCCTCAGACGCCATCTATGAAAAAAGACCTACAAAATCAGAtgatgcagcagcagcagcagcatctgCATCTCCTGTCATCAGGAAACTGCCGAGTCTTGATTTCAGCAGAGGCTTGCAAGCATCAAACCTTCACCATCCCCTTAATCATTCTGACCAACTCTCCAGGGACACCTGGGATTCTCCAATAGGCCATCGATCCTATGTCAGCGATGATGATAATGCCGAGACCCGACATGGACATAGCCGTGCAAGCTCCGGCAGAAACACTCATTTGGACATGAGGCGTCCAGGTATGGTGGAGAACATCAGCATGGGTCGTGATGACCTGATGAGCATGAGCATGAGCATGAGCGTCAGCATGGCCACTCATGGCCAAAGACGGCGACCCGGCATCCCCCACTCCAATATCTGCACCATCTGCTCCACTTACATCTACATGTTCCGACATCGCTGCCTC GTGTGCGGAAGAGTATACTGCAGGCAGTGCGTGAGCATAGGCATGGGAGAGATGACCGAAGGCAGAAAATGCATCGAGTGTCTCGGCCGGAGATTCAGCCAAAG GTACATCCAGAGAGCAGGCCAGATTGGGTGCTGCTCTAGGTATCCAAGCATAGTGAAGCAAGCAGAGCTGAAATGGGCTGAGAAAGGACCAAGGAGGACCGCCGATAGAGCATATGGCCGCGGCGGCCGTGGCGGCATGGTCTCGGGTTCCAGAAGCCCTGTCACCCCGAGAACCCCCAGCAGGGCCCACCCCAGCAGCATCAGCATCAGCCCAAGCAATCCTCATTCCTTTGTCTACTCCCCTTACTCTCCTCACCGCCACCATATGCCTTTCTAA